The Miscanthus floridulus cultivar M001 chromosome 7, ASM1932011v1, whole genome shotgun sequence genome includes a region encoding these proteins:
- the LOC136468119 gene encoding sucrose transport protein SUT4-like isoform X2 translates to MDAGAGATAIRVPYRHLRDAEMELVSLNGGAPGGDAGPMPPPPPHKDADPDPAGPHQPRSRGATDRTKLVLACMVAAGVQFGWALQLSLLTPYIQTLGIDHAMASFIWLCGPITGFVVQPCVGVWSDKCRSKYGRRRPFILAGCIMICAAVTLIGFSADLGYILGDTTEHCRTYKGSRFRAAMVFILGFWMLDLANNTVQGPARALLADLSGPDQCNSANAIFCSWMAVGNILGFSAGASGDWHKWFPFLTTRACCEACGNLKAAFLIAVLSWFPFFLFDTDWMGREVYHGDPNGDLSERKAYDNGVREGAFGLLLNSVVLGVGSFLVDPLCRMIGARLVWAISNFTVFICMMATTILSWISSDLYSSKLHHIIGANKTVKTTALIVFSLLGLPLSITYSVPFSVTAELTAGTGGGQGLATGVLNLAIVVPQIVVSLGAGPWDALYGGGNIPAFALASVFSLAAGVLAVLKLPKLSNSYQSAGFHGFG, encoded by the exons ATGGACGCCGGCGCCGGGGCCACGGCCATCCGAGTGCCCTACCGCCACCTCCGCGACGCCGAGATGGAGCTCGTCAGCCTCAACGGCGGCGCTCCCGGAGGGGACGCGGGcccgatgccgccgccgccgccgcacaagGACGCGGACCCGGACCCGGCGGGGCCGCACCAGCCGCGGAGCCGCGGCGCCACCGACAGGACCAAGCTCGTGCTCGCCTGTATGGTCGCCGCGGGCGTCCAGTTCGGATGGGCGCTGCAGCTCTCCCTCCTCACGCCATACATCCAG ACCCTAGGAATAGACCATGCCATGGCATCATTTATTTGGCTCTGTGGGCCTATAACTGGTTTTGTG GTTCAACCTTGTGTTGGTGTTTGGAGTGATAAGTGCCGTTCAAAGTATGGGAGAAGACGACCATTTATTTTGGCTGGATGCATAATGATATGTGCTGCT GTAACTTTAATCGGGTTTTCTGCAGACCTCGGTTACATCTTAGGGGACACCACCGAGCACTGCAG aACATATAAAGGTTCAAGATTTCGAGCTGCTATGGTTTTCATTCTAGGATTCTGGATGTTGGACCTGGCAAACAATACAGTGCAA GGTCCTGCTCGTGCTCTTCTAGCTGATCTTTCAG GTCCTGATCAGTGTAATTCTGCAAATGCAATATTCTGCTCATGGATGGCTGTTGGAAATATTCTTGGTTTTTCAGCTGGTGCGAGCGGGGATTGGCACAA ATGGTTTCCTTTTCTAACGACAAGAGCCTGCTGTGAAGCTTGTGGTAATTTGAAAGCAGCTTTCTTAATTGCAGTT TTGTCATGGTTtcccttttttctttttgacaCTGACTGGATGGGGCGTGAAGTTTACCATGGGGATCCAAATGGAGATCTGAGTGAGAGGAAAGCTTATGACAATGGTGTCCGAGAAGGTGCATTTGGTTTGCTATTGAATTCA GTTGTCCTTGGCGTTGGTTCCTTCCTTGTTGATCCACTATGCCGGATGATTGGTGCAAGATTGGTTTGGGCCATTAGCAACTTCACAGTGTTTATTTGCATGATGGCTACAACAATACTAAGTTGGATCTCTTCTGATCTGTACTCAAGCAAACTCCATCACATCATTGGGGCAAATAAAACAGTCAAGACTACAGCATTGATTGTTTTCTCTCTTCTCGGATTGCCACTCTCC ATCACTTATAGCGTTCCATTTTCTGTGACTGCTGAGCTGACTGCCGGTACAGGAGGTGGACAAG GTTTGGCCACAGGAGTCCTAAATCTCGCTATTGTAGTTCCGCAG ATAGTAGTCTCACTCGGAGCAGGTCCATGGGATGCTCTGTATGGGGGAGGAAACATCCCAGCGTTCGCCTTGGCTTCTGTCTTCTCCCTGGCAGCAGGTGTGCTCGCAGTTCTCAAGCTACCAAAGCTGTCGAACTCGTACCAATCTGCCGGTTTCCATGGATTTGGCTGA
- the LOC136468119 gene encoding sucrose transport protein SUT4-like isoform X1: MDAGAGATAIRVPYRHLRDAEMELVSLNGGAPGGDAGPMPPPPPHKDADPDPAGPHQPRSRGATDRTKLVLACMVAAGVQFGWALQLSLLTPYIQTLGIDHAMASFIWLCGPITGFVVQPCVGVWSDKCRSKYGRRRPFILAGCIMICAAVTLIGFSADLGYILGDTTEHCRTYKGSRFRAAMVFILGFWMLDLANNTVQGPARALLADLSGPDQCNSANAIFCSWMAVGNILGFSAGASGDWHKWFPFLTTRACCEACGNLKAAFLIAVVFLLFCMSVTLYFAEEIPLEPKNAQGLSDSAPLLNGSRDDAHALNEPNNERFPNGHVDGNNVSANNTEEFLNANSTTDNGVFNDGPGAVLVNILTSMRHLPPGMHSVLVVMALTWLSWFPFFLFDTDWMGREVYHGDPNGDLSERKAYDNGVREGAFGLLLNSVVLGVGSFLVDPLCRMIGARLVWAISNFTVFICMMATTILSWISSDLYSSKLHHIIGANKTVKTTALIVFSLLGLPLSITYSVPFSVTAELTAGTGGGQGLATGVLNLAIVVPQIVVSLGAGPWDALYGGGNIPAFALASVFSLAAGVLAVLKLPKLSNSYQSAGFHGFG, from the exons ATGGACGCCGGCGCCGGGGCCACGGCCATCCGAGTGCCCTACCGCCACCTCCGCGACGCCGAGATGGAGCTCGTCAGCCTCAACGGCGGCGCTCCCGGAGGGGACGCGGGcccgatgccgccgccgccgccgcacaagGACGCGGACCCGGACCCGGCGGGGCCGCACCAGCCGCGGAGCCGCGGCGCCACCGACAGGACCAAGCTCGTGCTCGCCTGTATGGTCGCCGCGGGCGTCCAGTTCGGATGGGCGCTGCAGCTCTCCCTCCTCACGCCATACATCCAG ACCCTAGGAATAGACCATGCCATGGCATCATTTATTTGGCTCTGTGGGCCTATAACTGGTTTTGTG GTTCAACCTTGTGTTGGTGTTTGGAGTGATAAGTGCCGTTCAAAGTATGGGAGAAGACGACCATTTATTTTGGCTGGATGCATAATGATATGTGCTGCT GTAACTTTAATCGGGTTTTCTGCAGACCTCGGTTACATCTTAGGGGACACCACCGAGCACTGCAG aACATATAAAGGTTCAAGATTTCGAGCTGCTATGGTTTTCATTCTAGGATTCTGGATGTTGGACCTGGCAAACAATACAGTGCAA GGTCCTGCTCGTGCTCTTCTAGCTGATCTTTCAG GTCCTGATCAGTGTAATTCTGCAAATGCAATATTCTGCTCATGGATGGCTGTTGGAAATATTCTTGGTTTTTCAGCTGGTGCGAGCGGGGATTGGCACAA ATGGTTTCCTTTTCTAACGACAAGAGCCTGCTGTGAAGCTTGTGGTAATTTGAAAGCAGCTTTCTTAATTGCAGTT GTATTTCTTTTGTTTTGTATGTCTGTTACCCTGTACTTCGCTGAAGAGATCCCACTAGAGCCAAAAAATGCACAAGGACTATCAGATTCTGCTCCTCTACTGAACGGTTCTAGAGATGATGCCCATGCATTGAATGAACCAAATAATGAAAGATTTCCTAATGGCCATGTGGATGGAAACAATGTGTCGGCtaacaacactgaggaatttctaAATGCGAATTCCACCACAGACAATGGAGTCTTCAATGATGGACCTGGAGCAGTTTTGGTTAACATTTTGACCAGCATGAGGCATCTACCTCCTGGGATGCATTCAGTGCTTGTAGTTATGGCCCTAACATGG TTGTCATGGTTtcccttttttctttttgacaCTGACTGGATGGGGCGTGAAGTTTACCATGGGGATCCAAATGGAGATCTGAGTGAGAGGAAAGCTTATGACAATGGTGTCCGAGAAGGTGCATTTGGTTTGCTATTGAATTCA GTTGTCCTTGGCGTTGGTTCCTTCCTTGTTGATCCACTATGCCGGATGATTGGTGCAAGATTGGTTTGGGCCATTAGCAACTTCACAGTGTTTATTTGCATGATGGCTACAACAATACTAAGTTGGATCTCTTCTGATCTGTACTCAAGCAAACTCCATCACATCATTGGGGCAAATAAAACAGTCAAGACTACAGCATTGATTGTTTTCTCTCTTCTCGGATTGCCACTCTCC ATCACTTATAGCGTTCCATTTTCTGTGACTGCTGAGCTGACTGCCGGTACAGGAGGTGGACAAG GTTTGGCCACAGGAGTCCTAAATCTCGCTATTGTAGTTCCGCAG ATAGTAGTCTCACTCGGAGCAGGTCCATGGGATGCTCTGTATGGGGGAGGAAACATCCCAGCGTTCGCCTTGGCTTCTGTCTTCTCCCTGGCAGCAGGTGTGCTCGCAGTTCTCAAGCTACCAAAGCTGTCGAACTCGTACCAATCTGCCGGTTTCCATGGATTTGGCTGA